In Metasolibacillus fluoroglycofenilyticus, a single genomic region encodes these proteins:
- a CDS encoding bifunctional transcriptional activator/DNA repair enzyme AdaA codes for MVTNIDLTFEEMWEKIMACDRKYDGLFFTAVKTTKIYCRPSCRSRKPKKINVEFYDDKRAVEEAGYRPCKRCQPEIEHSPHIEVVKNIITFLVNHYKQNLSLKDIARQIGLSPYYLERLFKQETSETPRTYLEKIRIDKAAYLLKSSKLTNLEICYEVGFQSPSNFYKVFRSLKSCSPSEYRKEFQNAMD; via the coding sequence ATGGTGACCAATATTGACCTAACATTTGAAGAAATGTGGGAAAAAATTATGGCTTGTGACCGAAAATATGATGGTTTATTTTTCACTGCAGTAAAAACGACGAAAATATACTGTCGCCCTTCCTGCAGGTCAAGGAAGCCTAAAAAGATAAATGTGGAGTTTTATGATGATAAAAGGGCTGTTGAAGAAGCAGGCTATCGTCCATGTAAACGATGTCAGCCTGAAATCGAGCATTCACCGCATATTGAGGTTGTAAAAAATATTATCACATTTCTAGTTAATCATTATAAGCAAAATTTAAGCTTGAAGGATATAGCAAGGCAGATTGGCTTAAGTCCTTATTATTTAGAGCGTTTATTTAAACAAGAAACTTCTGAGACACCACGCACATATTTGGAGAAAATACGCATTGATAAAGCTGCCTATCTTCTTAAAAGTAGCAAATTAACGAATTTGGAGATTTGCTATGAGGTTGGCTTTCAAAGCCCTTCTAATTTTTATAAAGTGTTCCGAAGCTTAAAAAGCTGTTCGCCGAGCGAATATAGAAAGGAATTCCAAAATGCAATGGATTGA
- a CDS encoding glucose 1-dehydrogenase, which translates to MARLEGKVAIITGAAQGMGASHAKLFVEEGAKVVITDLNEEKGQALAAELGENAVFVKQNVASEEDWAAVVAKAEDAFGPVNVLVNNAGITMAKSILETTAEEYRRIVEINQVSVFLGTKAVIPSMQKSGSGSIVNISSLNGLVAGAIGYTDTKFAVRGMTKAAAIEGAHYNIRVNSVHPGVIATPMVVQEDTKAAVEEFAKHIPLQRVAQPEEVSKMVLFLASDESSYSTGSEFIIDGGISAR; encoded by the coding sequence ATGGCTCGTTTAGAAGGTAAAGTTGCAATTATTACTGGTGCTGCACAAGGTATGGGCGCTTCACATGCAAAATTATTTGTTGAAGAAGGTGCAAAGGTTGTTATCACTGACTTAAACGAAGAAAAGGGACAAGCATTAGCTGCTGAATTAGGTGAAAATGCAGTTTTTGTTAAACAAAACGTAGCAAGTGAAGAGGACTGGGCAGCAGTTGTTGCGAAAGCAGAGGACGCTTTTGGTCCGGTAAATGTTTTAGTAAACAATGCGGGTATCACAATGGCAAAGTCAATACTGGAAACTACTGCTGAAGAATACCGTCGCATCGTAGAAATTAACCAAGTATCTGTATTTTTAGGTACAAAGGCAGTCATCCCTTCAATGCAAAAATCTGGTAGCGGCTCAATTGTTAATATTTCTTCCTTAAATGGCTTAGTTGCTGGTGCAATTGGCTATACAGATACAAAATTTGCTGTGCGTGGCATGACAAAAGCAGCAGCAATCGAAGGCGCTCATTACAATATACGTGTAAATTCTGTACACCCAGGTGTAATTGCTACACCAATGGTTGTGCAAGAGGATACGAAGGCAGCGGTAGAAGAATTTGCAAAGCATATCCCACTACAACGTGTTGCACAGCCTGAGGAGGTTTCAAAAATGGTACTATTTTTAGCCTCTGATGAATCAAGCTACTCTACAGGCTCTGAGTTCATCATTGATGGTGGTATTTCTGCACGCTAG
- a CDS encoding sensor histidine kinase, which translates to MKLLQRFILYTFMIICMSIFIGFISSNILYVAFVKEQMNNRYLDIAEQLAEQMEKHETTLQASSDFLQTMSYLGYQIALVKEDGQQIIFGEPFHNSELNEQMHSIFKEEDAYHGIKSFKNSYLMMSHFANDIQNTVGTQLELEGEEYALFLRSNNTSFFTEFHLIILGFIFAVFICSIIGILLVSRKLTRSLSELTSATQEIANHNFNYPLMINRKDEIGKLADSFRMMQQKLANTEEARKKFVNNVSHDFQSPLLNIQGYSELLDKEISSVEGKNYNKTIQIEAKRLSNLTKQLLILTSIDQRTYPINKKLVRVDEQLHQVVHSMLWRIEDKGLEIKIDLYPVTIFGDRSLLMNAWENLIGNAIKYNRQYGEISIQSFEENSQVVVKIKDTGIGMEEQAMEKIFERFYRVDKARNKDGMGLGLSIVQEVLAYHDAVIEIESEINKGATFTIIFPKR; encoded by the coding sequence ATGAAATTACTACAGCGCTTTATTTTATATACATTCATGATTATTTGTATGAGTATCTTCATAGGCTTTATTAGTTCAAATATACTTTATGTTGCTTTTGTAAAAGAACAAATGAATAATCGTTATTTAGATATTGCCGAACAATTGGCTGAACAAATGGAAAAGCATGAAACAACCCTGCAGGCATCTTCGGATTTTCTACAAACAATGAGTTACTTAGGTTACCAAATTGCATTAGTTAAGGAAGATGGACAACAGATTATCTTTGGAGAACCATTTCATAATAGTGAGTTAAACGAGCAAATGCATTCAATATTTAAAGAAGAAGATGCGTACCATGGAATCAAATCCTTCAAAAATTCATACTTGATGATGAGTCATTTTGCAAATGATATACAAAATACTGTTGGGACACAGCTAGAGCTTGAAGGTGAAGAATATGCATTATTTTTACGTTCAAATAATACAAGTTTCTTTACAGAGTTTCATTTAATTATTCTTGGCTTTATATTTGCAGTCTTTATTTGTAGCATTATAGGCATTTTACTTGTGTCTCGAAAATTGACTCGGTCACTGTCAGAATTAACAAGTGCAACGCAAGAAATTGCTAATCATAACTTTAATTATCCTCTAATGATCAATAGAAAAGACGAAATTGGAAAGCTTGCTGATAGCTTCCGAATGATGCAACAGAAGTTAGCGAATACAGAGGAAGCACGCAAGAAATTTGTCAATAATGTTTCTCATGATTTTCAATCACCGTTATTAAATATACAAGGATATTCAGAGCTGCTTGATAAGGAAATTTCCTCAGTTGAAGGGAAGAATTATAATAAAACCATTCAAATAGAGGCAAAACGCTTATCAAATTTAACGAAACAATTACTAATACTGACCTCAATTGATCAAAGAACTTACCCAATTAATAAAAAGCTAGTACGTGTAGATGAACAGCTTCATCAAGTTGTGCATTCTATGTTGTGGCGTATAGAAGATAAAGGACTTGAAATTAAAATAGATTTATATCCTGTAACGATTTTTGGGGATCGATCGTTGCTGATGAATGCTTGGGAAAATTTAATTGGAAATGCAATTAAGTATAACAGGCAATATGGAGAAATAAGTATTCAAAGTTTTGAAGAGAATTCTCAAGTTGTCGTGAAGATTAAGGATACTGGTATTGGTATGGAAGAACAAGCAATGGAAAAAATATTTGAACGTTTTTATCGAGTAGATAAAGCTCGAAATAAAGATGGGATGGGATTAGGTTTGTCTATTGTTCAAGAAGTACTTGCTTATCACGATGCTGTCATCGAAATCGAAAGTGAAATAAATAAAGGCGCAACTTTTACTATTATCTTTCCTAAAAGATAG
- a CDS encoding methylated-DNA--[protein]-cysteine S-methyltransferase: MEKKYKLYYESPLGTIEIMGTDAAIISILFSEKDDAEQTEASPILTACYNQLDEYFKGLRQDFTFPYQFEGTEFQKRVWCALTAIPYAETASYKDIAVAIENEKAIRAVGSANGKNKLSIVVPCHRIISSNGKLTGYAGGLWRKEWLLQHEQSMKRDES; the protein is encoded by the coding sequence ATGGAGAAAAAATATAAATTATACTATGAATCACCTCTTGGCACAATTGAAATAATGGGAACAGATGCAGCGATTATTTCTATACTCTTTTCCGAAAAGGATGATGCAGAACAAACTGAGGCATCGCCGATTTTAACAGCATGCTACAATCAGCTTGATGAGTATTTTAAGGGGCTACGCCAAGACTTTACATTCCCATATCAATTTGAAGGAACTGAGTTTCAAAAAAGAGTGTGGTGTGCTTTAACAGCAATACCGTATGCTGAAACGGCATCTTATAAGGATATTGCGGTTGCTATTGAAAATGAAAAAGCTATTAGAGCTGTAGGGAGTGCAAATGGCAAAAATAAGCTTAGCATTGTTGTGCCCTGTCACCGGATTATCAGCTCTAATGGAAAGCTAACAGGCTATGCGGGCGGTTTGTGGAGGAAGGAATGGCTGCTTCAGCATGAACAATCTATGAAAAGGGACGAGTCTTAA
- a CDS encoding tRNA dihydrouridine synthase produces the protein MKQSNFWLDLPRPFFILAPMEEVTDVVFRHVIAEAGRPDVFFTEFTNTASYCHPNGVDSLQSRLAFTDDEQPIVAHIWGDTPEHFRQMSIGMKELGFKGVDINMGCPVDNVAEKGKGAGLILRPELAAEIIQAAKAGGLPVSVKTRLGFTEIEEWREWLTHLFKQNIANLSIHLRTRKEMSKVAAHWELIADIKKLRDEIAPDTLLTINGDIPNRAKGLELAQQYGIDGVMIGRGVFTNPFAFEKELKEHNTSEYLRLLHLHLDLYEHYSKQFETRSFKALQRFFKIYVRDFKGASQLRNQLMNANSLEEVRELLKAFASEEK, from the coding sequence ATGAAGCAAAGTAATTTTTGGCTTGATTTACCGCGACCATTTTTTATATTAGCACCAATGGAGGAAGTAACGGACGTTGTATTTCGACATGTTATTGCGGAGGCAGGTCGCCCAGATGTATTTTTTACGGAATTCACTAATACAGCGAGCTACTGTCATCCAAATGGCGTCGACAGTTTACAAAGTCGTTTAGCTTTTACAGATGATGAGCAGCCGATTGTAGCTCATATTTGGGGTGACACTCCAGAACATTTCAGGCAAATGAGCATTGGTATGAAGGAGCTCGGCTTTAAAGGCGTCGACATTAATATGGGCTGTCCCGTTGATAATGTAGCAGAAAAAGGAAAAGGAGCAGGCTTAATTCTTCGCCCTGAGCTTGCTGCCGAAATTATTCAAGCTGCCAAAGCGGGTGGATTGCCTGTTAGCGTTAAAACAAGACTAGGCTTTACGGAAATAGAAGAATGGCGCGAATGGCTTACGCACCTTTTCAAACAAAATATCGCCAACCTTTCTATTCATCTTCGTACGCGAAAAGAGATGAGCAAAGTGGCCGCGCATTGGGAGCTAATTGCAGACATTAAAAAATTGCGTGATGAAATAGCACCCGATACATTGCTAACGATTAATGGTGACATTCCTAATCGCGCTAAAGGACTTGAACTAGCTCAGCAATACGGTATTGATGGTGTTATGATTGGACGTGGTGTCTTTACAAACCCTTTTGCCTTTGAAAAGGAACTAAAGGAGCATAACACGTCAGAATATCTTCGTTTACTGCACTTACATCTCGACTTATACGAGCATTACTCAAAGCAATTTGAGACACGCTCATTTAAAGCATTGCAACGCTTCTTTAAAATATATGTACGCGACTTCAAAGGAGCAAGCCAACTAAGAAATCAACTAATGAACGCTAATTCCCTTGAGGAAGTACGTGAGTTATTAAAAGCATTTGCAAGTGAAGAGAAATAG
- a CDS encoding GyrI-like domain-containing protein codes for MGNYTLEEKDGFTVLGIGVELKSDYTDYIGINKEKSDFWQAIQEDGRLNTLKNLATNDYIFAVNEAVNNKMMHYAGVLTKETLPEATRIIQFPKGEYLVVKGEANTSEELSNQLTGIAFDQALLAAEDVAYVGGPNTTVEMGEKDGLVYGEMWIPVVRK; via the coding sequence ATGGGAAACTATACGCTTGAAGAAAAAGATGGCTTCACTGTTTTAGGCATAGGAGTTGAGCTGAAAAGCGATTACACAGATTATATTGGCATTAACAAGGAAAAGTCAGATTTTTGGCAGGCAATCCAAGAAGATGGCAGGCTTAATACTTTAAAAAACCTAGCAACAAATGATTATATCTTTGCTGTAAATGAGGCTGTAAATAACAAGATGATGCACTACGCTGGCGTTTTGACAAAGGAAACATTACCAGAAGCAACAAGAATTATCCAATTCCCAAAAGGCGAATATTTGGTCGTGAAGGGAGAAGCAAACACATCAGAGGAATTAAGCAATCAGCTTACCGGCATTGCCTTCGATCAAGCTTTACTAGCAGCAGAGGATGTTGCCTATGTTGGTGGACCAAATACAACGGTTGAAATGGGAGAAAAAGACGGCTTAGTATACGGTGAAATGTGGATTCCTGTTGTGAGAAAGTGA
- a CDS encoding peptidylprolyl isomerase produces the protein MTRYKGLYIVAALFALTLVLVGCGAKKVEDDTVTEETGDYAAEVKENPIVTITMSNDEKIVIELEPSVAPNTVANFISLVEQGFYDGLIFHRVIPGFMVQGGDPLGNGTGGPDYGIEGEFLANGFENDLKHERGVISMARAGDPNSAGSQFFIMVEDAPHLDGQYAAFGKVIEGIEVADAIVNVERNSTDKPLEDQQMKKVEVDTKGFQYPAPQVIQ, from the coding sequence TTGACACGTTATAAAGGGTTGTATATTGTCGCTGCACTTTTTGCTCTAACTTTAGTGTTAGTAGGCTGTGGTGCAAAGAAAGTGGAGGATGATACAGTGACAGAGGAAACAGGCGATTATGCAGCGGAGGTTAAGGAAAATCCGATTGTAACGATTACGATGAGCAATGATGAAAAAATCGTTATCGAATTAGAGCCTTCTGTAGCACCAAATACAGTGGCAAACTTTATTTCTCTAGTAGAACAGGGTTTTTATGATGGGCTGATTTTCCATCGAGTGATTCCGGGCTTTATGGTTCAGGGGGGTGACCCGCTAGGCAATGGAACGGGTGGTCCTGACTATGGAATCGAAGGTGAGTTTTTAGCAAACGGATTTGAAAATGATTTGAAGCATGAGCGTGGCGTTATTTCAATGGCGCGTGCAGGTGACCCTAATTCAGCGGGTTCACAATTTTTCATTATGGTAGAGGATGCGCCGCATCTTGATGGACAATATGCTGCTTTTGGAAAAGTAATTGAAGGCATTGAAGTAGCGGATGCTATTGTTAATGTAGAGCGTAATAGCACGGATAAGCCGCTAGAGGATCAACAAATGAAAAAGGTAGAAGTTGATACAAAAGGTTTTCAGTATCCAGCACCACAAGTAATTCAATAG
- a CDS encoding helix-turn-helix transcriptional regulator — protein MKKVERINVIMRYINNRSHFTISEIMREFNISRATAIRDIREIEAMGMPLDAEVGRAGGYFVMNNSILPNVRFTDNEIKALFIAFMATRNQQLPYLKSRQSLAEKLLGLISETQQDDLVLLNQILLFEGTNPNNPDLLELSDLPHPILEKLIQIILLDSCLQLTVKEGQYTIYLLHLYHEKGLWFIEGFDLKEEKRRIFSVDKLIDVEPASMKKQLNKKKILEKLSKQEEEINLILELGPRAIAQFKKYHPLKFSLTYTNPFQTTAMLETYIDINNADELEELTNWLLFLGKDITIKEVPQAVLTSLREAFHRGVQKAVHSRHFGQWR, from the coding sequence ATGAAAAAAGTAGAACGGATTAATGTCATTATGCGGTATATCAACAATCGCTCCCATTTTACAATTTCTGAAATTATGCGGGAATTTAATATTTCTCGTGCGACAGCTATTCGCGATATTCGAGAAATTGAGGCAATGGGTATGCCACTTGATGCTGAGGTGGGAAGAGCGGGCGGCTATTTTGTAATGAATAATTCTATTTTACCCAATGTTCGCTTTACTGATAACGAAATTAAAGCACTTTTTATTGCTTTTATGGCAACGAGAAATCAACAGCTCCCTTATTTAAAAAGCCGACAATCCTTAGCTGAAAAATTACTAGGGCTTATATCGGAAACACAGCAAGATGACCTTGTACTATTAAATCAAATTTTGCTTTTTGAAGGAACGAATCCAAACAATCCCGATTTACTAGAGCTATCTGATTTGCCACATCCAATATTAGAAAAGCTGATTCAAATCATTCTTTTAGATAGCTGTTTACAGCTCACTGTCAAAGAGGGGCAATATACCATTTATCTTTTGCATCTTTATCATGAAAAGGGGTTATGGTTTATCGAAGGCTTTGATTTAAAGGAGGAAAAGAGAAGAATTTTTTCGGTGGATAAGCTGATAGATGTAGAGCCAGCCTCTATGAAAAAACAGTTAAATAAGAAAAAAATTTTAGAAAAGTTAAGTAAGCAGGAGGAAGAAATTAATCTTATTTTAGAGCTAGGTCCAAGGGCAATTGCTCAATTTAAAAAATACCATCCTCTAAAATTTTCCCTTACCTATACGAATCCCTTCCAAACGACAGCGATGCTGGAAACCTACATCGATATAAACAATGCAGATGAATTAGAAGAGCTAACAAATTGGCTCCTTTTTTTGGGGAAAGATATAACGATAAAAGAAGTGCCACAAGCAGTTTTAACTAGTTTACGAGAGGCATTTCACCGGGGCGTCCAAAAAGCCGTACATAGCCGGCATTTTGGACAGTGGCGATGA
- a CDS encoding HAD-IA family hydrolase, which translates to MNIESIIFDLDGTLWDSRRTVAQSWTKVIQASPFGKGEVTEEDLSRVMGLQMEEIAEVLFDYLNEEQQSALMSACGRQEEADLLRYGGNLYPRLEETLKSLAQKYRLFIVSNCQEGYIEAFYEYHKMEKYFIDFENPGRTGLSKGENIQLIMERNNIKNAVYVGDTQGDMLAAKLAEIPFAFASYGFGEPERYDYIIEEPADLLKIF; encoded by the coding sequence ATGAATATAGAAAGCATTATTTTCGATTTAGATGGGACGTTATGGGATTCAAGAAGGACAGTGGCGCAATCATGGACAAAGGTCATTCAGGCATCTCCTTTCGGAAAAGGAGAAGTGACCGAAGAGGATTTGTCGCGGGTGATGGGGCTGCAAATGGAGGAAATAGCTGAAGTTTTATTTGATTATTTGAATGAAGAACAGCAATCGGCGCTTATGTCTGCGTGTGGTCGGCAGGAGGAAGCAGATTTATTGCGCTATGGGGGGAATTTATATCCACGACTTGAGGAAACTTTGAAGAGTCTTGCGCAAAAATACCGTCTGTTTATTGTGAGCAATTGTCAAGAAGGCTATATTGAAGCATTTTATGAATATCATAAAATGGAGAAGTATTTTATAGATTTCGAAAACCCTGGGCGAACAGGTTTATCAAAGGGAGAAAACATTCAATTAATTATGGAGAGAAATAATATAAAAAATGCAGTGTATGTAGGGGACACACAGGGAGATATGCTCGCTGCAAAGCTTGCAGAAATACCGTTTGCTTTTGCATCATATGGCTTTGGAGAGCCAGAGAGATATGACTATATTATTGAAGAACCAGCAGACTTATTAAAAATATTTTAA
- a CDS encoding class I SAM-dependent methyltransferase, which translates to MKQNIYDNNKFFQQYKALRARENNYNNLLEQPYFISLVPEVRGKVVLDIGCGMGDFAATCVQQGAKHVTGIDISANMIATAKSNYTYENLIFKQTAFEDLTVPAASIDFISSSLVFHYMADFQQLIKEISLALKSDGILLFSIEHPIVTANKGNDSWITNQAGDIFHFALDNYQDESLRTQHWFVDNVMTYHRTMSTVLNTLIDYGLQIEKIVEPKPTDDAIDKLPSIQKELRRPSFLIVRARKG; encoded by the coding sequence ATGAAGCAAAATATATATGATAACAATAAATTTTTTCAGCAGTATAAAGCATTAAGAGCTAGGGAAAATAACTATAATAATTTGTTGGAGCAGCCCTATTTTATCTCACTTGTACCGGAGGTAAGAGGTAAGGTTGTACTAGATATTGGTTGTGGGATGGGGGACTTTGCAGCAACTTGTGTTCAACAAGGTGCAAAGCATGTCACAGGTATTGATATTTCGGCTAATATGATTGCTACTGCTAAAAGTAATTATACTTATGAAAACTTAATTTTTAAGCAAACAGCATTTGAGGATTTAACAGTGCCTGCTGCATCAATTGATTTTATTAGTAGCTCATTAGTATTCCACTATATGGCGGATTTCCAGCAACTTATAAAAGAGATTAGTCTAGCATTAAAAAGTGATGGAATATTGCTATTTTCTATCGAGCACCCGATTGTTACAGCGAATAAGGGAAATGATAGTTGGATTACCAATCAAGCGGGGGATATATTCCATTTTGCTTTAGATAACTATCAAGATGAGAGTTTGCGTACACAGCATTGGTTCGTTGATAATGTCATGACCTACCATCGTACAATGTCAACGGTTTTGAATACGCTAATTGATTATGGTTTACAAATTGAAAAAATAGTGGAGCCAAAGCCGACTGATGATGCCATCGACAAATTACCTAGTATACAAAAGGAGCTACGCCGTCCGTCATTTTTAATTGTAAGAGCGAGAAAGGGCTAG
- a CDS encoding TetR/AcrR family transcriptional regulator, whose protein sequence is MTIEDRRIVRTRKKLKDAMLFLLKEKDFKDISITEIAKVAGCNRVTFYSHYEDSMQLLADIFKDYLDELAQYYRDSYKGKKSFTLADPTPTIPIFEFVYNNQFIFSLMLMGEVIPGSQNIFCETIGSISRKDLSLPEKVWFDIEAINSYETYAFLGLFIYWIKQGFKSTPKEMAERLAFLHTMSLGEVKVVSGEDRDL, encoded by the coding sequence ATGACAATAGAAGACCGACGAATAGTAAGGACACGTAAAAAATTAAAGGATGCTATGTTATTTTTATTAAAGGAAAAAGATTTTAAAGATATTTCTATTACAGAAATTGCAAAAGTAGCAGGATGTAATCGCGTCACATTTTATTCACATTATGAAGATAGCATGCAGCTACTAGCAGATATTTTTAAGGACTATTTAGACGAGCTGGCACAATATTATCGTGATAGCTACAAAGGGAAAAAATCGTTTACATTAGCTGACCCTACACCAACCATTCCCATTTTTGAATTTGTCTATAACAATCAATTTATCTTTTCACTTATGCTGATGGGGGAAGTTATTCCAGGCTCTCAAAACATCTTTTGTGAAACAATTGGCAGCATTAGCCGCAAAGATTTGAGCTTGCCAGAAAAAGTGTGGTTTGATATAGAGGCAATCAATTCGTATGAAACATATGCATTTTTAGGTTTATTCATTTATTGGATTAAGCAGGGCTTCAAAAGTACCCCTAAAGAAATGGCAGAAAGATTAGCATTTTTACACACGATGTCTCTTGGGGAAGTTAAGGTTGTTTCGGGGGAAGATAGAGATTTATAG
- a CDS encoding DNA-3-methyladenine glycosylase family protein codes for MQWIDSESYFEVLPPKQFNFDACLVYLDRSNLEVLHQITDSSIYKVISETLCKVTSVNHRIKIEFPMGVPPAAERKKVAQYIWEWFDLEQNLEGFYQLASQDKILKPLVEKYYGLRIVCIPDLFEAFVWAITGQQINLTFAYTLKKRLIEKFGEYVIFEGKQFWQFPTAGKIADLTVEDLKQLQFTTRKAEYIINIAREIVNGNLSKEKLLEMKDIEKSLTSIRGIGAWSANYVMMRCLHQSAAFPITDVGLHNALKALLHLEEKPTINQIEAYAANWQGWQGYATFYLWRSLYGEKI; via the coding sequence ATGCAATGGATTGATTCCGAATCTTATTTCGAAGTCTTGCCTCCTAAACAATTTAATTTTGATGCGTGTTTAGTTTATTTAGATAGATCAAATTTAGAGGTGCTCCACCAAATAACAGATAGTTCCATATATAAAGTAATAAGTGAAACTTTATGTAAAGTGACATCAGTAAATCATCGCATAAAGATTGAATTTCCGATGGGGGTTCCACCCGCAGCTGAACGTAAAAAAGTAGCACAGTATATTTGGGAGTGGTTTGATTTGGAACAAAATTTAGAGGGTTTTTATCAATTGGCTAGCCAAGATAAAATACTCAAGCCACTTGTTGAAAAATATTACGGTTTAAGGATTGTGTGTATTCCAGATTTATTTGAGGCATTTGTTTGGGCAATTACAGGTCAACAAATTAATTTAACATTTGCTTACACATTAAAGAAACGATTGATTGAAAAATTTGGAGAGTATGTGATTTTTGAGGGGAAACAGTTTTGGCAATTCCCTACAGCTGGAAAAATAGCAGACTTGACTGTAGAGGACTTGAAGCAGCTTCAATTCACTACAAGAAAGGCTGAATATATTATTAACATTGCGCGGGAAATAGTGAATGGCAATCTTTCGAAAGAAAAATTATTAGAAATGAAGGATATAGAAAAATCGTTAACATCAATAAGAGGTATTGGCGCATGGTCGGCAAATTATGTGATGATGCGATGCCTACATCAAAGCGCTGCTTTTCCAATTACAGATGTGGGTCTTCATAATGCATTAAAAGCTCTTTTACATCTTGAAGAAAAACCAACAATAAATCAAATAGAGGCGTATGCGGCTAATTGGCAAGGCTGGCAGGGATATGCAACCTTTTATTTGTGGAGGTCATTATATGGAGAAAAAATATAA
- a CDS encoding response regulator transcription factor, translated as MPLLVVDDDEAILQLVSIHLEQAGYNVKKASNAEAALAFLKKYSFDLAIIDVMMPGMDGFQLANIVTKQYEIPVILLTAKGQIEDKEKGFEQGIDDYIVKPFETKELLFRINAILRRYRKVNQSQSVAGNVKMDQNNWELKIGDKQYIWPMKELEVLFYLLQRTGRNVNRWDLIDEIWGETLEQPEFTLNTHINRIRERLKRAEATIEIVTIRGFGYQLEVRG; from the coding sequence TTGCCATTATTAGTCGTGGACGATGATGAAGCGATTCTGCAATTAGTTTCTATCCATTTAGAACAGGCTGGATATAATGTGAAAAAAGCAAGCAATGCCGAGGCAGCGCTTGCTTTTTTAAAAAAATATTCATTTGATTTAGCAATCATTGATGTGATGATGCCTGGAATGGATGGCTTTCAATTAGCGAATATAGTTACTAAACAATATGAAATTCCCGTTATTTTGTTAACAGCAAAAGGGCAAATTGAAGATAAGGAAAAAGGTTTTGAACAAGGGATTGATGATTATATTGTTAAACCGTTTGAAACAAAGGAGCTGCTTTTCCGCATAAATGCTATTTTACGTCGTTATAGAAAAGTAAATCAATCACAAAGTGTTGCGGGAAATGTCAAAATGGATCAGAACAATTGGGAGCTTAAAATTGGGGACAAGCAATATATTTGGCCAATGAAAGAATTAGAGGTGTTATTCTATTTATTACAAAGGACAGGGCGAAATGTGAATCGTTGGGATTTAATTGATGAAATATGGGGTGAAACCTTAGAGCAACCAGAATTTACACTAAATACTCATATTAATCGAATAAGAGAACGATTAAAAAGAGCTGAAGCTACAATTGAAATTGTTACAATTCGAGGCTTTGGCTATCAACTCGAGGTAAGAGGATGA